A stretch of the Vagococcus xieshaowenii genome encodes the following:
- the infA gene encoding translation initiation factor IF-1 has protein sequence MAKEDVIEIEGTVVDTLPNAMFKVELENGHEVLAHVSGKIRMHYIRILPGDKVTVELSPYDLTRGRITYRFK, from the coding sequence GTGGCAAAAGAAGATGTGATTGAAATTGAAGGAACAGTTGTTGATACTTTGCCGAATGCGATGTTTAAAGTAGAACTAGAAAATGGCCATGAAGTTTTAGCTCATGTTTCTGGTAAAATCAGAATGCACTACATTCGAATCTTACCAGGAGATAAGGTAACAGTTGAACTGTCACCGTATGACTTGACTCGCGGTCGCATTACTTATCGCTTTAAATAG
- the truA gene encoding tRNA pseudouridine(38-40) synthase TruA has translation MVRYKAVIAYDGTRYSGFQTQGESLTVQLVLEDTLKKLNGGKPVYVHASGRTDAGVHAWGQVIHFDLPQERDAEKFRHAFDTQSPEDIAVRSVEQVADTFHSRYLATEKTYHYRLDIGRPRVPFKRHYAAFYPYTGDLDVERMQRAMEDLIGTHDFTPFCATGSSVEDRVRTIFEARVEENKETQELLFIFRGTGFLYKMVRILVGTLMKIGQNKLPEDAFKLAIDQQSKDYIGPTAHPEGLYLMEVRYDGKPKKAYQEESSN, from the coding sequence ATGGTGAGATACAAAGCAGTTATTGCCTATGATGGGACACGTTACAGTGGCTTTCAAACGCAAGGAGAGAGTTTAACGGTCCAATTAGTGTTAGAAGATACGTTAAAAAAATTAAATGGAGGTAAGCCTGTTTATGTGCATGCATCAGGTCGTACGGATGCGGGTGTCCATGCGTGGGGACAAGTGATTCATTTTGATTTACCACAAGAACGAGACGCGGAGAAGTTTCGCCATGCGTTTGATACCCAGTCACCGGAAGATATTGCTGTGCGTTCGGTTGAACAGGTGGCGGACACGTTTCACTCTCGTTATTTAGCGACAGAAAAAACATATCACTATCGTTTGGATATAGGACGCCCTAGAGTGCCGTTTAAACGTCACTACGCCGCTTTTTATCCGTATACTGGAGATTTGGATGTTGAACGTATGCAACGCGCTATGGAGGATCTGATTGGCACACACGACTTCACACCGTTTTGCGCAACAGGGAGCTCAGTTGAAGACCGTGTCCGCACAATTTTTGAAGCACGAGTTGAAGAAAATAAAGAAACGCAAGAGCTGTTATTTATTTTCCGAGGGACAGGGTTCCTGTATAAAATGGTGCGCATTTTAGTAGGCACTTTAATGAAGATTGGGCAAAATAAATTACCTGAGGACGCATTTAAATTAGCAATTGATCAACAAAGTAAAGATTACATTGGACCAACAGCACATCCTGAAGGGTTATATTTGATGGAAGTAAGATATGATGGGAAACCGAAGAAAGCTTATCAGGAAGAGTCGTCCAATTAA
- a CDS encoding energy-coupling factor ABC transporter ATP-binding protein, with the protein MDIRFEQVGFTYQPHTPFEQRALYDIDLTIQDGSYTALVGHTGSGKSTFLQHLNALVKPTEGSVTIGDRVITPSTDNKNLKPIRQQVGIVFQFPEAQLFEETVAKDIGFGPKNFGRSAEEIEKITKEVIELVGLDESYLERSPFELSGGQMRRVAIAGVLAMEPSVLVLDEPTAGLDPKGREDMMNMFNRLHEERQMTIVLVTHLMDDVADFADYVVVLEKGTVIKQGVPSEVFNDVEWLEEKHLGVPTATRFANELMKKGFVFDQLPLTTEELVTALKNKQFDLKVGGQA; encoded by the coding sequence ATGGACATCCGCTTTGAACAAGTAGGGTTTACTTACCAACCCCATACACCTTTTGAACAAAGAGCGTTGTATGATATTGATTTAACCATTCAAGACGGTTCTTATACCGCTTTAGTGGGACATACAGGTAGTGGGAAGTCTACTTTTTTACAACACTTGAATGCCTTAGTTAAACCAACAGAAGGAAGTGTGACTATCGGTGATCGTGTGATTACACCAAGCACGGATAATAAAAATCTAAAGCCGATTCGTCAGCAAGTCGGAATTGTTTTCCAATTTCCTGAGGCACAATTATTTGAAGAAACAGTCGCAAAGGATATAGGCTTTGGTCCTAAAAATTTTGGTCGTAGTGCTGAAGAGATTGAGAAGATTACCAAAGAAGTGATTGAACTGGTCGGACTAGATGAGAGCTATTTAGAGCGTTCACCGTTTGAATTGTCTGGTGGTCAAATGCGTCGTGTGGCGATTGCGGGTGTACTTGCGATGGAACCGTCTGTTTTAGTATTAGATGAGCCGACAGCAGGACTTGATCCAAAAGGACGCGAAGACATGATGAACATGTTTAATCGCCTACACGAAGAACGTCAGATGACAATTGTTTTAGTGACACATTTAATGGACGATGTGGCAGATTTTGCTGATTACGTGGTTGTTCTAGAAAAAGGTACTGTGATTAAACAAGGTGTACCTAGTGAGGTGTTTAATGATGTAGAGTGGTTGGAAGAAAAGCATTTAGGTGTACCAACTGCGACACGTTTTGCTAATGAATTAATGAAAAAAGGTTTTGTGTTTGATCAATTACCTTTAACAACCGAAGAGTTAGTAACGGCATTAAAAAATAAACAGTTTGACTTAAAAGTAGGTGGCCAAGCATGA
- a CDS encoding DNA-directed RNA polymerase subunit alpha yields MIEFEKPRITKIDEDRDYGKFVIEPLERGYGTTLGNSLRRILLSSLPGAAITNLQIDGVLHEFSTVPGVREDVTQIILNIKGLALKLYAEEEKSLEIDVTGPAVVTAGDIIVDSDVEILNKDLYLCTVAEGATFHAKLVVKPGRGYVQAEENKTEDMPIGVLPVDSIYTPVRRVNYQVENTRVGRRDDFDKLTLEVWTDGSIKPQESISLAAKILTEHLDIFVNLTDEAKHAEIMVEKEETQKEKMLEMTIEELDLSVRSYNCLKRAGINSVQELTNKSEAEMIKVRNLGRKSLDEVKFKLNELELSLRQDD; encoded by the coding sequence ATGATTGAATTTGAAAAACCACGAATCACCAAAATTGATGAGGATAGAGATTATGGCAAGTTCGTCATTGAACCACTTGAAAGAGGTTATGGGACTACTTTAGGTAATTCTCTTCGTCGTATTTTACTGTCTTCTTTACCCGGAGCAGCAATCACTAATTTACAAATTGATGGTGTTTTACATGAATTCTCAACCGTTCCTGGTGTGAGAGAAGATGTAACTCAAATCATTTTGAATATTAAAGGATTAGCATTAAAGCTTTATGCTGAAGAAGAAAAATCCCTTGAAATAGATGTTACTGGTCCAGCTGTTGTCACAGCAGGCGACATTATTGTCGACAGTGATGTTGAAATTTTAAACAAAGATTTATACCTATGTACTGTTGCAGAAGGTGCAACTTTCCATGCAAAATTGGTTGTAAAACCAGGTCGAGGCTATGTTCAAGCTGAAGAAAACAAAACAGAAGATATGCCAATTGGTGTATTACCTGTGGATTCAATTTACACACCAGTTCGTCGTGTAAATTATCAAGTTGAAAATACTCGTGTCGGTCGTCGTGACGATTTCGATAAATTAACACTTGAAGTTTGGACAGATGGATCAATCAAGCCGCAAGAATCTATTAGCTTAGCTGCTAAAATTCTTACTGAGCATTTAGATATCTTCGTAAATCTAACAGATGAAGCGAAACATGCTGAAATCATGGTAGAAAAAGAAGAAACTCAAAAAGAGAAAATGCTTGAAATGACGATTGAAGAGTTAGACTTATCAGTTCGTTCATACAACTGCTTGAAGAGAGCAGGTATTAACTCTGTACAAGAATTAACTAATAAATCTGAAGCTGAAATGATTAAAGTTCGTAACTTAGGACGCAAGTCTTTAGATGAAGTTAAGTTTAAACTTAACGAATTAGAACTTTCATTACGCCAAGACGACTAG
- the rplO gene encoding 50S ribosomal protein L15 yields the protein MKLHELQPSEGSRHVRNRVGRGTSSGNGKTAGRGQKGQKARSGGGVRLGFEGGQTPLFQRLPKRGFTNINRKEYAVINLDVLEKFENGAEVTPAILVEAGIVKDEKAGIKVLANGSLTKKLTVKAAKFSKAAQEAIEAAGGSIEVI from the coding sequence ATGAAACTTCATGAATTACAACCTTCAGAAGGATCAAGACACGTACGTAACAGAGTTGGTCGCGGAACTTCATCTGGTAATGGTAAAACAGCTGGTAGAGGTCAAAAAGGTCAAAAAGCTCGTTCAGGCGGTGGCGTTCGTTTAGGATTTGAAGGTGGTCAAACACCATTATTCCAACGCTTACCAAAACGTGGATTCACAAACATCAACCGTAAAGAATACGCTGTAATTAACTTAGACGTATTAGAGAAATTCGAAAACGGTGCAGAAGTTACACCTGCTATCTTAGTTGAAGCTGGTATTGTTAAAGATGAAAAAGCTGGTATCAAAGTATTAGCTAATGGATCTTTAACTAAGAAATTAACAGTGAAAGCTGCTAAATTCTCTAAAGCTGCTCAAGAAGCTATCGAAGCAGCTGGTGGATCAATCGAGGTGATCTAA
- a CDS encoding adenylate kinase, translating into MNILIMGLPGAGKGTQAERIIDTYHIPHISTGDMFRAAMKNGTELGKLAKSYIDAGNLVPDEVTNGIVKERLAEQDTEKGFLLDGFPRTFDQSSALEEILTDLGKKIDAVIEIHVEEDVLIDRLAGRFMCKDCGATYHKLNHMPKVEDTCDRCGGHNFYQREDDKPEVVKNRLAVNIKDSAPILAYYKEQGLLHTIDGNRDIDVVFEDVKVIIDNI; encoded by the coding sequence ATGAACATTCTTATTATGGGGTTACCCGGTGCTGGAAAAGGTACTCAAGCAGAACGTATCATCGACACTTACCACATTCCACATATTTCTACTGGAGATATGTTCCGTGCGGCAATGAAAAATGGTACTGAACTTGGGAAATTAGCTAAATCATACATTGATGCAGGTAACCTAGTTCCAGACGAAGTTACAAATGGTATCGTGAAAGAACGTCTAGCTGAACAAGACACTGAAAAGGGCTTTTTACTAGATGGCTTCCCACGTACATTTGATCAAAGCAGTGCGTTAGAAGAAATTCTAACAGATTTAGGCAAAAAGATAGATGCTGTTATCGAAATTCATGTTGAAGAAGACGTCTTAATTGACCGTCTAGCTGGACGCTTTATGTGTAAAGATTGCGGTGCAACTTATCATAAGCTTAACCATATGCCAAAAGTAGAAGATACTTGCGATCGTTGCGGAGGACATAATTTCTACCAACGCGAAGACGATAAACCAGAAGTGGTTAAAAATCGTTTGGCGGTTAATATTAAAGATAGCGCGCCAATTTTGGCATACTACAAAGAACAAGGCCTTCTACATACTATCGATGGAAATCGTGATATTGATGTTGTATTTGAAGATGTTAAAGTCATCATTGACAACATTTAA
- the rpsH gene encoding 30S ribosomal protein S8: MVMTDPIADLLTRIRNANMVKHEMLEVPASKIKLDIANILKNEGFIRDVEYIEDDKQGVIRVFLKYGRNEERVITNLKRISKPGLRAYVKADEVPKVLNGLGIAIISTSEGVITDKEARQRKIGGEVLAYVW; encoded by the coding sequence ATGGTCATGACAGATCCAATCGCAGACTTATTAACACGCATTCGTAATGCAAACATGGTTAAACATGAAATGTTAGAAGTCCCTGCATCTAAAATCAAACTTGATATCGCAAACATCCTTAAAAACGAAGGATTCATCCGCGATGTTGAATATATCGAAGATGACAAGCAAGGCGTTATCCGTGTTTTCTTAAAATATGGACGTAACGAAGAGCGTGTTATTACAAACTTAAAACGTATTTCAAAACCAGGACTAAGAGCTTATGTTAAAGCTGATGAAGTTCCTAAAGTATTAAACGGACTAGGTATCGCTATCATTTCTACTTCTGAAGGTGTAATCACCGACAAAGAAGCTAGACAACGTAAAATTGGTGGCGAAGTATTAGCTTACGTTTGGTAA
- the rplF gene encoding 50S ribosomal protein L6, giving the protein MSRIGNKPVIIPAGVTVEQNGNVVTVKGPKGELSREFASQIAINIEGNEITLTRENDAKESRSLHGTMRSNLFNMVTGVSEGFAKELELIGVGYRAQMQGTKLVLNVGYSHPVEFNAPEGITIEVPSNTKVIVKGANKEHVGELAANIRGVRPPEPYKGKGIRYVGEFVRRKEGKTGK; this is encoded by the coding sequence GTGAGCCGTATTGGTAATAAACCAGTAATCATCCCTGCAGGCGTTACAGTTGAACAAAACGGAAACGTGGTAACTGTTAAAGGACCTAAAGGTGAATTGAGCCGCGAATTTGCTAGTCAAATCGCAATCAATATCGAAGGAAATGAAATTACTTTAACTCGTGAAAACGACGCTAAAGAAAGCCGTTCATTACACGGAACAATGCGTTCTAACCTATTTAACATGGTGACAGGTGTAAGCGAAGGCTTTGCAAAAGAATTAGAACTTATCGGGGTTGGGTACCGTGCACAAATGCAAGGAACAAAACTTGTATTGAACGTTGGTTACTCTCATCCAGTTGAGTTTAACGCTCCAGAAGGAATTACAATTGAAGTTCCTTCAAATACAAAAGTTATCGTTAAGGGTGCCAACAAAGAACACGTTGGTGAATTAGCTGCTAACATCCGTGGAGTACGTCCTCCAGAACCTTATAAAGGTAAAGGAATTCGCTATGTTGGTGAATTTGTACGACGTAAAGAAGGTAAGACTGGTAAATAG
- the rpmD gene encoding 50S ribosomal protein L30 — MSELKITLKRSVIGRPQNQRDTVKALGLGKTNSSVVKPANEAIKGMIRTVSHLVDVEEV, encoded by the coding sequence ATGTCAGAATTAAAAATTACTTTAAAACGCAGCGTTATCGGACGTCCTCAAAACCAACGTGATACAGTTAAAGCTCTAGGCTTAGGTAAAACTAACAGCTCAGTTGTTAAGCCTGCTAACGAAGCAATCAAAGGTATGATTAGAACTGTTTCACATTTAGTGGACGTTGAAGAAGTTTAA
- the rplQ gene encoding 50S ribosomal protein L17: MSYRKLGRTSSQRKAMLRDLTTDLLINERIVTTEARAKEVRSLAEKMITLGKRGDLHARRQAATFVRNEVADVREENDGIVVETALQKLFNDIAPRYAERNGGYTRILKTEPRRGDAAKMVILELV, translated from the coding sequence GTGAGTTATCGTAAATTAGGCCGTACAAGTAGTCAACGTAAAGCAATGTTACGTGATTTAACTACTGACTTATTGATCAACGAAAGAATCGTAACAACTGAAGCTCGTGCTAAAGAAGTTCGTTCTCTTGCTGAAAAAATGATTACTTTAGGTAAACGTGGAGATTTACATGCACGTCGTCAAGCTGCTACTTTCGTAAGAAATGAAGTTGCTGATGTTCGTGAAGAAAATGATGGAATCGTAGTTGAAACAGCTTTACAAAAGTTATTCAACGATATCGCTCCTCGTTATGCTGAACGTAACGGTGGTTACACACGTATCTTAAAAACAGAACCACGCCGCGGAGACGCAGCAAAAATGGTTATTTTAGAACTTGTCTAA
- the rpmJ gene encoding 50S ribosomal protein L36: MKVRPSVKPICEKCKVIRRKGRVMVICENPKHKQRQG; the protein is encoded by the coding sequence ATGAAAGTAAGACCATCAGTAAAACCAATTTGCGAAAAATGCAAAGTAATTCGCCGTAAAGGTCGAGTTATGGTTATTTGCGAAAATCCAAAACACAAACAACGCCAAGGTTAA
- the rpsE gene encoding 30S ribosomal protein S5, with protein sequence MVYIDPKGLELEDRVVSINRVTKVVKGGRRLRFAALVVVGDRNGHVGFGTGKAQEVPEAIRKAIEDAKKNLIEVPMVGSTLPHEVIGSFGGGRIMMKPAVAGAGVAAGGPVRAVLELAGVADVTSKSLGSNTPINVIRATIEGLDRLKRVEEVAELRGKTVEEIIG encoded by the coding sequence ATGGTTTATATCGATCCAAAAGGTTTGGAATTAGAAGACCGCGTTGTATCTATCAACCGTGTTACTAAAGTTGTAAAAGGTGGACGTCGTTTACGTTTTGCTGCATTAGTAGTAGTAGGAGATAGAAATGGTCACGTAGGTTTCGGTACAGGTAAAGCTCAAGAAGTACCTGAAGCAATCCGTAAAGCGATTGAAGACGCTAAGAAAAACTTAATTGAAGTACCAATGGTAGGTTCTACCCTTCCTCATGAAGTAATTGGAAGCTTTGGTGGTGGCCGTATCATGATGAAACCTGCTGTAGCCGGTGCCGGAGTTGCTGCTGGTGGACCAGTTCGTGCTGTCTTAGAACTTGCTGGTGTTGCTGATGTAACATCTAAATCATTAGGTTCAAACACACCAATTAACGTTATTCGTGCGACAATCGAAGGATTAGATCGCTTAAAACGTGTTGAAGAAGTTGCTGAATTACGTGGCAAAACTGTAGAAGAAATCATCGGATAA
- the rplR gene encoding 50S ribosomal protein L18 produces MTIVISKPDKNKTRQKRHQRVRKNISGTAECPRLNVFRSNTNIYAQLIDDVAGVTLASASTLDKEISGGTKVEQAAAVGKLVAERAVANGNKKVVFDRGGYLYHGRVAALAEAARENGLEF; encoded by the coding sequence GTGACAATTGTGATTTCTAAACCAGATAAAAACAAAACACGTCAAAAGAGACATCAACGTGTAAGAAAAAACATTTCTGGTACTGCTGAGTGCCCACGCTTAAACGTGTTCCGTTCGAACACTAACATCTACGCTCAATTAATTGATGACGTAGCGGGTGTGACGCTAGCAAGTGCCTCTACCTTAGATAAAGAAATTTCAGGTGGAACTAAAGTTGAACAAGCTGCCGCAGTTGGTAAATTAGTTGCTGAACGCGCAGTAGCAAATGGAAATAAAAAAGTAGTCTTCGACCGTGGTGGTTATCTTTACCATGGCCGTGTTGCAGCACTAGCTGAAGCAGCACGTGAAAATGGACTAGAATTTTAG
- the rpsK gene encoding 30S ribosomal protein S11, whose translation MVAKKVSRKRRVKKNIEAGIAHIHSTFNNTIIMITDVHGNAISWSSAGSLGFKGSKKATPFAAQMAAEAATKTAMEHGLKTVEVTVKGPGSGREAAIRSLQATGLEVTAIRDVTPVPHNGCRPPKRRRV comes from the coding sequence ATGGTAGCAAAAAAAGTTAGCAGAAAACGTCGTGTGAAAAAGAATATTGAAGCTGGTATCGCGCATATCCATTCAACATTCAATAACACAATCATTATGATTACAGATGTACACGGAAATGCTATTTCTTGGTCATCTGCTGGATCTTTAGGATTCAAAGGTAGCAAAAAAGCTACTCCATTCGCAGCCCAAATGGCAGCGGAAGCAGCTACAAAAACAGCTATGGAACATGGTTTGAAAACTGTTGAAGTTACAGTTAAAGGCCCTGGTTCTGGTCGTGAAGCAGCAATTCGTTCATTACAAGCAACAGGTTTAGAAGTGACTGCAATTCGTGACGTAACACCAGTTCCGCATAATGGATGCCGCCCTCCAAAACGCCGTCGTGTTTAA
- a CDS encoding energy-coupling factor ABC transporter ATP-binding protein, whose amino-acid sequence MKPIIELSKVNFKYQEDDERQALTDVSLNVYEGEWLAVIGHNGSGKSTLAKTINGLIVPSSGDVVVEGLPMNEENVWNIRKKIGMVFQNPDNQFVGSTVEDDVAFGLENHGIPREDMLRIVKESLEKVRMTDFAKKEPVRLSGGQKQRVAIAGVVALSPDVIILDEATSMLDPEGRMEVIKTIQEIRDEKNITVISITHDIDEAANATRVLVMREGRVFKDGLPEEIFSAGQDLIEMGLDLPFPEKLKMEMRAQGMDVPADYMSEERMVEWLWTSALNK is encoded by the coding sequence ATGAAACCAATTATTGAATTAAGTAAGGTAAATTTTAAATATCAAGAAGATGATGAACGTCAAGCGTTAACAGATGTCTCGTTGAATGTTTATGAAGGTGAATGGTTAGCTGTTATTGGTCATAATGGGTCAGGTAAATCAACACTTGCTAAAACAATTAATGGTCTAATCGTACCTTCCTCAGGTGACGTTGTGGTGGAAGGTTTACCAATGAATGAAGAGAATGTTTGGAATATTCGTAAAAAAATCGGGATGGTATTTCAAAATCCTGATAATCAATTTGTCGGTTCAACTGTTGAAGACGATGTTGCCTTTGGCTTAGAAAATCATGGGATTCCTCGTGAAGATATGCTACGAATTGTGAAAGAATCATTGGAAAAAGTTCGTATGACAGATTTTGCTAAGAAGGAGCCTGTCCGCTTATCTGGAGGTCAGAAACAACGTGTCGCGATTGCAGGCGTTGTAGCCCTTAGTCCTGATGTTATTATTTTGGATGAAGCAACCAGTATGTTGGATCCAGAAGGACGTATGGAAGTAATCAAAACGATACAAGAGATTCGTGATGAGAAAAATATTACGGTCATTTCAATTACACATGATATCGATGAAGCAGCTAATGCGACACGTGTTTTAGTGATGCGTGAAGGACGTGTCTTTAAGGATGGCTTACCAGAAGAAATATTCTCTGCAGGTCAAGACTTAATTGAAATGGGATTAGATTTGCCTTTCCCAGAAAAATTAAAAATGGAAATGCGTGCACAAGGAATGGACGTGCCAGCTGATTATATGTCAGAAGAAAGGATGGTGGAGTGGTTATGGACATCCGCTTTGAACAAGTAG
- the rpsM gene encoding 30S ribosomal protein S13, protein MARIAGVDIPREKRVVISLTYIFGIGKNTAQKVLADAGVSEDIRVRDLTNDQLDKIRAEIDKLKIEGDLRREVNLNIKRLMEIGSYRGIRHRRGLPVRGQNTKNNARTRKGPARAIAGKKK, encoded by the coding sequence ATGGCTCGTATTGCAGGAGTAGATATCCCTCGTGAGAAACGAGTTGTTATTTCATTAACATACATTTTTGGTATCGGTAAAAATACCGCTCAAAAAGTGTTAGCTGACGCTGGAGTATCAGAAGATATTCGTGTTCGTGACTTAACAAACGATCAATTAGACAAAATCCGTGCTGAGATTGATAAACTAAAAATCGAAGGTGACTTACGTCGTGAAGTTAACCTAAACATTAAACGATTAATGGAAATCGGTTCATACCGAGGAATCCGTCACCGTCGTGGTTTACCAGTTCGCGGACAAAACACAAAGAACAATGCACGTACTCGTAAAGGCCCAGCCCGTGCTATCGCTGGCAAGAAAAAATAA
- a CDS encoding energy-coupling factor transporter transmembrane component T family protein, producing MTDKLIFGRYMPGDSVIHRMDPRTKLLCSFYFIGIIFLCNNFASYALMFAFTLMAIFLSKVDLKFFIRGVKPMIWLILFTVILQLFFTQGGKVYWQWGVFSLTEFGVQNALFIFCRFVLIIFMSTLLTLTTPPLSLSDAIEALLRPLKVIKFPAHEVSLMLSIALRFVPTLMDETEKIMNAQRARGVDFNDGNLMDKMKAIVPLLIPLFISSFNRAEELATAMEARGYQGGDGRTKYRQLKWEMRDTVCVLVFALLTVALIFLRK from the coding sequence ATGACAGATAAATTAATTTTTGGTCGCTATATGCCGGGGGATTCGGTAATTCACCGTATGGATCCGCGTACCAAGTTATTATGTAGTTTTTATTTTATTGGTATTATTTTCTTGTGTAATAATTTCGCTTCTTATGCGTTAATGTTTGCTTTTACATTGATGGCAATTTTTTTATCAAAAGTTGATTTAAAGTTTTTTATTCGTGGTGTGAAACCGATGATTTGGCTAATTTTATTCACTGTTATTTTGCAGTTATTCTTTACACAAGGTGGTAAAGTGTATTGGCAATGGGGTGTCTTTTCTTTAACTGAATTTGGGGTGCAAAATGCGCTCTTTATTTTCTGCCGTTTTGTCCTAATTATCTTTATGTCGACATTGTTGACGTTAACAACGCCGCCGTTATCGTTATCTGATGCGATAGAGGCGTTATTACGTCCGTTAAAAGTGATTAAGTTTCCGGCGCATGAAGTGTCATTAATGTTGTCTATTGCACTTCGTTTTGTGCCAACTTTAATGGATGAGACAGAAAAAATCATGAATGCTCAACGTGCGCGTGGGGTAGATTTTAATGATGGGAATTTAATGGATAAAATGAAGGCGATTGTGCCCTTATTAATTCCTTTGTTCATCAGTAGTTTTAACCGTGCAGAAGAATTAGCCACAGCTATGGAAGCCCGTGGTTATCAAGGCGGAGACGGACGTACTAAGTATCGTCAATTGAAGTGGGAAATGCGAGATACTGTCTGTGTGCTAGTCTTTGCATTATTAACGGTTGCATTGATTTTTTTAAGAAAATAA
- the secY gene encoding preprotein translocase subunit SecY, which produces MFKLLKSAFKEKSIRSRILFTLFILFAFRLGAHITVPGVDVKALAKLSSNPLFNMINTVSGSAMENFSLFAMGVSPYITSSIIIQLLQMDIVPKFVEWSKQGEVGRRKLNQATRYLTLFMGFMQSIMLTAGFNQFAGRSFLIEKGLKTYIVIGIILTAGTMLVTWLGEQITEKGIGNGVSMIIFAGIISRVPKGIKSIIEDYFINVKSENLWKSVIFVVLLLLAILLIVTFVTYFNQAERKLPIQYTKRVAGAPQSSYLPLKVNAAGVIPVIFASSLITTPGQILSLLANSKGGETWYQVLKQVFDYSTPLGGTIYGILIVAFTFFYAFVQVNPEKVAENLQKQGSYIPSVRPGKGTEEYISTVLKHLSVAGAIFLAAVALIPIIAQNVFNLPAAVGLGGTSLLIVIGVALETAKQLEGLLMKRQYTGFIVE; this is translated from the coding sequence ATGTTTAAACTATTGAAAAGTGCGTTTAAGGAAAAAAGCATTCGTAGTAGAATTCTATTTACGTTGTTCATTCTGTTCGCTTTTCGACTAGGAGCTCATATAACAGTTCCTGGGGTTGATGTTAAAGCATTAGCAAAACTAAGTTCAAATCCATTATTTAACATGATTAATACTGTTAGTGGTAGTGCCATGGAAAATTTCTCATTGTTCGCAATGGGAGTTTCTCCATATATTACCTCTTCAATTATTATTCAATTACTGCAAATGGACATTGTGCCAAAGTTTGTTGAATGGTCTAAACAAGGAGAAGTGGGACGCCGTAAATTAAATCAAGCAACACGTTACTTAACGTTGTTCATGGGATTCATGCAATCTATCATGTTAACAGCTGGATTTAATCAATTTGCTGGTCGTAGCTTCTTAATCGAGAAAGGTCTTAAGACTTATATCGTGATTGGAATTATTCTGACTGCTGGAACGATGTTGGTTACTTGGTTAGGAGAGCAAATTACTGAAAAAGGAATCGGAAACGGTGTTTCAATGATTATCTTTGCTGGTATTATCTCTCGTGTACCAAAAGGAATTAAATCAATAATTGAAGATTACTTTATTAATGTTAAAAGTGAAAACTTATGGAAATCCGTGATTTTTGTTGTTTTATTATTATTAGCAATTTTATTAATCGTGACCTTTGTTACATACTTTAACCAAGCGGAACGTAAATTGCCAATTCAATATACAAAGAGAGTTGCTGGAGCTCCACAAAGTAGTTACCTACCATTGAAGGTAAATGCAGCCGGCGTGATCCCAGTAATCTTTGCTAGTTCATTGATTACGACGCCAGGCCAAATTTTATCGTTACTCGCTAACTCAAAAGGTGGCGAAACTTGGTATCAAGTATTGAAACAAGTGTTTGATTATAGTACGCCATTAGGTGGTACTATTTACGGTATTCTTATCGTAGCCTTCACTTTCTTCTATGCGTTTGTCCAAGTTAACCCTGAGAAAGTGGCAGAGAACTTACAAAAACAAGGTAGTTACATTCCAAGTGTGCGTCCCGGAAAAGGTACTGAGGAATACATTTCAACTGTGTTAAAACATTTGAGTGTTGCCGGTGCTATCTTCCTAGCCGCTGTTGCTTTAATTCCAATTATTGCGCAAAATGTCTTTAACTTACCAGCCGCTGTCGGTTTGGGAGGAACAAGTCTTTTGATCGTGATTGGGGTTGCTTTAGAAACAGCTAAACAATTGGAAGGTTTATTGATGAAACGCCAATATACAGGCTTCATCGTGGAGTAA